A single region of the Gammaproteobacteria bacterium CG11_big_fil_rev_8_21_14_0_20_46_22 genome encodes:
- a CDS encoding 50S ribosomal protein L35 gives MAKIKLKTLRGAMKRFKKTGSGKFARKQSHRRHILTKKSQKRKRQLRSNLLVHPSDQRAVEYMMGER, from the coding sequence ATGGCTAAAATTAAATTGAAAACATTGCGCGGAGCGATGAAACGTTTCAAGAAAACCGGTAGCGGCAAGTTTGCGCGTAAGCAATCTCACCGTCGCCACATCTTGACGAAGAAATCGCAAAAGCGTAAACGCCAATTACGTTCAAACTTGCTTGTGCATCCTAGTGATCAAAGAGCGGTTGAATACATGATGGGTGAGCGATAA
- a CDS encoding translation initiation factor IF-3: protein MSTQKNVRINRDITAREVRVIDADGAQAGVISLREALTLADEAGLDLVEVSPTANPPVCKVMDFGKYKFEQSKKQAAAKKNQKQVQIKEIKFRPGTDVGDYQIKLTKILGFLEKGDKVKCTLRFRGREMQHKELGMELLNRLRADSSEQALVEQEPKFEGRQMMMVLAPKK from the coding sequence ATTAGTACGCAAAAAAATGTTCGTATCAACCGTGATATCACAGCCCGAGAGGTGCGGGTGATTGACGCGGATGGCGCGCAAGCAGGGGTGATTTCCTTGCGTGAGGCTTTAACGTTAGCCGATGAGGCTGGTCTGGACTTGGTGGAAGTATCCCCAACGGCTAACCCGCCGGTTTGCAAAGTGATGGATTTTGGTAAATACAAATTCGAGCAAAGCAAAAAACAAGCGGCAGCGAAAAAGAATCAAAAGCAGGTACAAATAAAAGAAATCAAATTCCGTCCGGGCACTGATGTGGGCGATTACCAAATTAAACTCACTAAAATTTTGGGTTTTTTGGAAAAAGGCGACAAAGTGAAATGTACTTTACGTTTCCGCGGTCGTGAAATGCAACACAAAGAGCTGGGTATGGAATTGCTTAATCGTTTGCGTGCTGATAGCAGCGAGCAAGCCTTAGTTGAGCAAGAGCCTAAATTCGAGGGCCGCCAAATGATGATGGTATTGGCACCAAAGAAATAG
- a CDS encoding 50S ribosomal protein L20: protein MARVKRGVMARRRHKKILDEAKGYYGARSRVFRVAKQAVIKAAQYAYRDRKQRKREFRSLWIVRINAAVREHEMSYSKFMNGLKKADIHVDRKVLADIAVHDKDTMAKLVEAAKAALA, encoded by the coding sequence ATGGCAAGAGTAAAACGCGGTGTGATGGCACGCCGTCGACACAAAAAGATATTAGATGAAGCGAAAGGTTATTACGGTGCGCGCAGTCGTGTGTTTCGTGTGGCCAAGCAAGCGGTCATTAAAGCGGCTCAGTACGCTTACCGCGACCGTAAACAACGTAAGCGTGAGTTTCGTTCATTGTGGATCGTTCGTATTAACGCGGCAGTCCGTGAGCATGAGATGTCTTACAGCAAATTCATGAACGGCTTGAAAAAAGCTGATATTCATGTCGATCGTAAAGTATTAGCGGATATCGCAGTACACGACAAAGACACCATGGCCAAATTGGTTGAAGCAGCGAAAGCCGCTTTAGCCTAA